One Sulfurihydrogenibium subterraneum DSM 15120 DNA segment encodes these proteins:
- a CDS encoding energy transducer TonB has product MSLYENRLFIIGFQVSLIIHLLIFILLQLLPIKVLDFSFNQPIEIKIEQEEIKKTVEEKVQVKPKPVENKEEKKLVSSEKKITNKPESQEVKEKQPVVSRQPEISNQQTTNKQQLKPSNPDVLKIDDENLKLLGQLPSVSTNKKESETSTQEISFGESLSKIDSAVSGTGSSRSVIYKPQPPKITTSETLPSVKVKIWITPDGSVSKVELLTTTGDPEINSAVISYMKRWKFNKISSTELQWAIVTIKFNH; this is encoded by the coding sequence ATGAGTTTATACGAAAACAGACTGTTTATTATAGGTTTTCAAGTATCTTTGATAATCCATCTTCTTATCTTTATACTTCTTCAGCTTCTTCCTATTAAAGTTTTAGACTTTTCTTTTAATCAACCTATAGAAATAAAGATAGAACAGGAAGAGATAAAAAAGACTGTAGAAGAAAAAGTTCAAGTCAAACCAAAACCTGTCGAAAATAAAGAAGAGAAAAAGTTAGTTTCTTCTGAGAAAAAGATAACTAATAAGCCAGAAAGTCAGGAAGTAAAAGAAAAACAACCTGTTGTATCCAGACAACCTGAAATAAGTAATCAGCAGACTACAAATAAACAGCAGTTAAAACCTTCAAATCCTGACGTTTTAAAGATAGACGATGAGAATCTAAAACTACTGGGACAGCTTCCGTCTGTCTCTACCAATAAGAAAGAGAGTGAAACTTCTACTCAAGAGATATCATTTGGAGAGAGTTTATCTAAAATAGACTCTGCTGTAAGTGGAACTGGGTCTTCAAGGTCTGTGATATATAAGCCTCAGCCTCCCAAAATAACGACTTCAGAAACCTTACCTTCTGTAAAAGTAAAAATATGGATAACCCCTGACGGGTCTGTCTCAAAAGTGGAGCTCCTTACAACCACAGGAGACCCCGAAATAAACTCAGCTGTTATATCTTATATGAAAAGATGGAAGTTTAACAAAATCTCATCAACGGAGCTTCAGTGGGCTATCGTTACTATAAAGTTTAATCATTAA
- a CDS encoding endonuclease III domain-containing protein, giving the protein MDGKTFVKVLNILKKESKNWNAPVVAFMGRTENNPYKVLIATILSLRTKDQTTALASDRLFKVADTPEKMVKLSEEEIAKLIYPVGFYKNKAKTIKEISKIILERYGGKVPDNLEDLLSLKGVGRKTANLVLSEGYGKPAICVDVHVHRISNRLGLVKTKTPEETEFKLMEISPKKYWRDINWVLVAFGQTICKPVKPMCDKCPVSKFCEFGKIKK; this is encoded by the coding sequence ATGGACGGTAAAACTTTTGTTAAAGTGTTAAACATATTGAAAAAAGAAAGTAAAAACTGGAACGCTCCTGTGGTAGCTTTTATGGGTAGAACGGAGAATAATCCTTATAAAGTGTTGATAGCTACAATTTTAAGTCTAAGGACGAAAGACCAAACGACAGCTCTGGCATCAGACAGGCTATTTAAGGTTGCTGATACACCAGAAAAGATGGTAAAGCTGTCAGAAGAGGAAATTGCAAAGCTTATATACCCTGTAGGTTTTTATAAAAATAAAGCTAAAACGATAAAAGAAATATCTAAGATAATTCTTGAAAGGTATGGAGGTAAAGTACCAGACAACCTTGAAGACCTTTTGTCTTTAAAAGGTGTAGGAAGAAAGACCGCAAATCTTGTTCTTTCAGAAGGTTATGGAAAACCAGCCATTTGTGTAGATGTACACGTTCATAGAATATCAAACAGACTTGGGTTAGTTAAAACAAAAACTCCTGAGGAAACAGAGTTTAAACTTATGGAAATTTCGCCGAAAAAGTACTGGAGAGATATAAATTGGGTTTTAGTTGCCTTTGGACAGACAATATGTAAACCTGTTAAACCTATGTGTGATAAATGTCCTGTATCAAAATTTTGTGAGTTTGGTAAAATAAAAAAATGA
- the hemN gene encoding oxygen-independent coproporphyrinogen III oxidase yields the protein MEFLTQEVKFDLDMIKKYDKPAPRYTSYPPATEFTHNIDKKEYVKKIIQSNERKTPLSLYFHIPFCENACHFCGCNVIITRRKEVVKPYLDHLYKEMDLYKNLIDTNNRKVVQLHWGGGTPNYLSDEETVELFNEIKKRFIIDPQAEVSIEIDPRHVDKDRIFLLKEIGFNRVSFGIQDFNPKVQEAVNRIQPEEMIFNVMSWLKHAGFESVNIDLIYGLPYQTLETFSETIEKTIKLNPDRIAVFNFAYVPWLKRLQRNIDEKTLPPPEEKLKILQMTIEKLTNAGYVFIGMDHFAKPNDELAIAQRERTLHRNFQGYTTKAQAELFGFGATSISMLYDGYVQNYKVLRDYYETIESGNLPIERGVYLNQDDIIRRDVIMKLMCHFRLVKSEISEKYNINFDTYFETELNQLQDMEKDGLLKLYPDRIDITPIGRLLIRNIASTFDVYLRNKKERRFSKAI from the coding sequence ATGGAATTTTTAACTCAAGAAGTAAAATTTGATTTAGATATGATAAAAAAATATGATAAACCTGCACCAAGATACACAAGTTATCCACCTGCAACAGAGTTTACTCACAATATAGACAAAAAAGAGTACGTTAAAAAGATAATTCAGTCAAATGAAAGAAAAACACCTTTATCTTTATACTTCCATATACCTTTCTGTGAAAATGCCTGCCACTTTTGTGGTTGCAACGTAATAATAACCAGAAGAAAAGAAGTTGTAAAACCTTACTTAGACCATCTTTATAAAGAAATGGACTTATACAAAAATCTTATAGATACAAACAACAGAAAGGTTGTTCAGCTTCATTGGGGTGGTGGAACGCCTAACTACTTATCAGACGAGGAAACAGTTGAGCTTTTTAACGAGATAAAAAAAAGATTCATAATAGACCCACAAGCAGAAGTAAGCATTGAGATAGATCCTCGCCACGTTGATAAAGACAGAATCTTCTTACTAAAAGAGATAGGTTTTAATAGAGTAAGTTTTGGTATTCAAGACTTTAACCCAAAAGTCCAAGAAGCTGTAAACAGAATACAACCTGAAGAAATGATATTTAACGTTATGTCTTGGTTAAAACACGCAGGGTTTGAAAGTGTAAACATAGACCTTATCTACGGACTTCCATACCAAACTTTAGAGACTTTTTCAGAAACAATAGAAAAGACCATTAAATTAAACCCAGATAGAATAGCAGTGTTTAACTTTGCATACGTCCCGTGGCTTAAAAGACTTCAAAGAAACATAGATGAAAAAACACTTCCACCACCAGAAGAAAAGCTAAAAATCCTTCAAATGACAATAGAAAAACTAACTAATGCTGGGTATGTATTTATAGGAATGGATCATTTTGCAAAACCAAACGATGAGCTTGCAATAGCCCAAAGGGAAAGAACTTTACATAGAAACTTTCAAGGTTATACAACAAAAGCCCAAGCGGAACTCTTTGGCTTTGGAGCAACTTCTATAAGCATGCTTTACGATGGTTATGTGCAAAACTACAAAGTTTTAAGGGATTACTACGAAACTATAGAGTCAGGAAACCTTCCAATAGAAAGAGGTGTATATCTCAACCAAGATGACATAATAAGAAGAGATGTTATAATGAAACTAATGTGCCACTTTAGACTTGTTAAATCAGAAATAAGTGAAAAATACAATATAAACTTTGATACATACTTTGAAACAGAGTTAAATCAGCTTCAAGATATGGAAAAAGATGGATTATTAAAGCTTTATCCAGACAGAATAGATATTACACCTATAGGAAGACTTTTAATAAGAAACATAGCTTCAACCTTTGACGTGTATCTTAGAAATAAAAAAGAGAGAAGATTTTCTAAAGCAATATGA
- a CDS encoding ABC transporter permease, translating to MNLEYKFLFAYILILISVYISYKEKIGLEKEILINSIRAFIQLLILGYALIFILKLSNVFELFGILFIMVIFAVYTAVKRVSIYDGIKIAFLSVFLSSFIIIGTLILTGVLSLKANEIVPIGGMIIGNSLNAYTQTIERFRSDVKNNVDLIENLIALGLPLKEAFRFQIKNSIKAALIPILNNLQTLGIIWIPGITAGMVLAGANPIHAVFFQLVIMFSMVAVAVLTSYFATNLSYKKILWSI from the coding sequence TTGAATTTAGAGTATAAGTTTTTATTTGCATACATTCTTATCCTAATCTCTGTTTACATTTCTTATAAAGAAAAAATAGGACTTGAGAAAGAGATACTGATAAACAGTATTAGAGCTTTTATTCAGCTACTTATATTAGGGTATGCTTTAATTTTTATTTTAAAGCTGTCTAACGTATTTGAACTTTTTGGGATTTTGTTTATTATGGTTATTTTTGCAGTTTACACAGCTGTAAAAAGGGTAAGCATATATGACGGAATTAAGATAGCTTTTTTATCTGTATTTTTATCATCATTTATAATAATTGGAACGCTAATTTTAACAGGTGTACTTAGCTTAAAAGCAAATGAGATAGTACCCATAGGTGGAATGATAATAGGAAACTCGTTAAATGCCTATACTCAAACTATAGAAAGATTTAGAAGTGATGTAAAAAATAACGTTGACCTTATAGAAAATCTTATAGCTCTTGGACTACCACTTAAAGAGGCTTTTAGATTTCAGATAAAAAACTCAATAAAAGCAGCTCTCATACCTATACTTAACAACCTGCAAACCTTAGGTATAATATGGATTCCTGGAATAACTGCTGGAATGGTTTTAGCAGGGGCAAACCCTATTCACGCAGTATTTTTCCAGCTTGTAATAATGTTTAGTATGGTTGCGGTGGCAGTTTTAACATCTTACTTTGCAACAAATTTAAGCTATAAAAAAATACTATGGTCTATTTAA
- a CDS encoding 3-deoxy-D-manno-octulosonic acid transferase, translated as MVYLIKFFYNLILFFAVIFFVPVWYFLNAKKGYKVGLLERFVLRTKKLDYQPVWIHCASTGEINTALPIIEYIKSKEKVLLTVFSPRAYNFAVNNLKDIPVMFLPFDFGFLIKRFLKVYNPKLLIIEEAEFWFNFIYHTSKKIPVISINTKLPKKVNSIYYRETLKRFSFFIVRTQEDKQLLKSIVKEDKIAVCGNLKLLSKVNLKQVKLDKKDKKVILAGSTHHPEEEILIKVFKQIKEIYPNTCLIIAPRHIERVNDIIQIIENHNLSYSLRSKTYTLDSDVYIMDTLGELSSLYKYGDVIFVGGTFSKVGGHNIFEPILTGKKVIIGKNYFKIKDLVLQAQKMGAVVVVEDQNQLKNAILDLLKDSKLNVDIEQIKTDIYNCYKKELEKWI; from the coding sequence ATGGTCTATTTAATTAAATTTTTCTATAATCTAATCTTATTTTTTGCAGTTATATTCTTTGTCCCTGTATGGTACTTTTTAAACGCTAAAAAAGGTTATAAGGTTGGACTTTTAGAAAGATTTGTTTTAAGGACAAAAAAATTAGATTATCAGCCAGTATGGATTCACTGTGCAAGTACTGGAGAGATAAATACAGCTCTACCTATCATAGAATATATAAAATCAAAAGAAAAGGTATTGCTTACAGTTTTCTCACCAAGAGCTTACAACTTTGCAGTCAACAACTTGAAAGATATTCCAGTAATGTTTTTACCTTTTGATTTTGGATTTTTAATAAAAAGATTTTTAAAAGTATACAACCCTAAACTACTGATAATAGAGGAAGCTGAATTCTGGTTTAACTTTATTTATCACACATCTAAAAAGATACCTGTTATATCAATAAATACAAAACTACCAAAAAAAGTAAACAGCATCTACTACAGAGAAACACTTAAAAGATTTTCTTTTTTTATAGTAAGGACTCAAGAAGATAAACAGCTCCTTAAAAGCATTGTAAAAGAGGATAAAATAGCTGTTTGTGGCAATCTTAAATTACTGTCTAAAGTTAATTTAAAACAAGTCAAATTAGATAAAAAAGATAAAAAAGTTATCTTAGCAGGAAGTACTCACCATCCAGAGGAAGAGATACTAATAAAGGTCTTTAAACAGATAAAAGAGATTTATCCAAACACATGCCTAATAATAGCTCCAAGACACATTGAAAGGGTAAACGATATTATACAGATTATTGAAAATCACAATCTATCATACAGTTTAAGGTCTAAAACTTACACATTAGACAGTGATGTGTATATTATGGATACACTGGGAGAACTGTCATCTTTGTATAAATACGGAGATGTTATCTTTGTGGGAGGAACTTTTTCAAAAGTAGGAGGACATAACATCTTTGAACCTATACTTACAGGTAAAAAAGTTATAATAGGAAAAAATTACTTTAAAATAAAAGACTTAGTCTTACAAGCTCAAAAAATGGGAGCTGTTGTAGTGGTAGAAGACCAAAATCAGTTAAAAAACGCTATTTTAGACCTTTTAAAAGACTCAAAGTTAAACGTTGATATTGAACAAATAAAAACAGATATTTATAACTGTTATAAGAAGGAGTTAGAGAAATGGATTTAG
- a CDS encoding VIT1/CCC1 transporter family protein: MDLVEKAKEFYISEISDYNFYSFLAGKTKNPDLKENLLKIAKAEEKHSNFWKHFITSRGYSLPEIPQGYTKNKFWQFFATIFNPILLISILEQGESNALKDYYTFLKEADLNDYEKNSLKNIILDEIEHETFFSKEAEKLGLTNVRDLILGMNDGLVEILGTVSGLSAVYPTNPFLVGISGCVVGVAGSLSMGIGAYISVRSQRQISEAFNERNRIIMDIFPEKSYEIFEEKLKESEIPDNVVKEVIEKLKKENVSLSSVFQKEVEENEIKSGFFTGFSYLLGVFFPVLPFFLFGNSFTALGFSLIFALLILSFVASFVAIFSGISIKKKITEMVVAASLAAAASFSFGKIVQYFFGIEV; the protein is encoded by the coding sequence ATGGATTTAGTAGAAAAGGCAAAAGAGTTTTACATAAGCGAGATTTCTGATTATAATTTTTACTCATTTTTAGCAGGTAAAACAAAAAATCCAGATTTAAAAGAAAATCTATTAAAAATAGCAAAAGCTGAAGAAAAACATTCAAACTTTTGGAAACACTTTATAACCTCAAGAGGTTATAGTTTACCTGAGATACCACAAGGTTATACAAAAAATAAATTCTGGCAGTTTTTTGCAACTATATTTAACCCTATCCTTTTAATATCTATCTTAGAGCAAGGAGAAAGCAATGCCTTAAAAGACTACTACACATTTTTAAAAGAAGCTGATTTAAACGATTATGAAAAAAATTCTTTAAAAAACATAATATTAGATGAAATAGAGCACGAGACATTTTTCTCAAAAGAGGCAGAAAAATTAGGACTTACAAACGTAAGAGATTTAATACTGGGAATGAACGATGGACTTGTTGAAATTTTAGGAACAGTATCGGGTCTTTCTGCAGTTTATCCAACAAATCCTTTTTTAGTAGGTATCAGCGGTTGTGTAGTAGGTGTAGCAGGAAGTTTATCTATGGGTATAGGAGCTTACATATCTGTAAGGTCTCAAAGACAGATAAGTGAAGCATTTAACGAAAGAAATAGAATAATAATGGACATTTTCCCAGAAAAAAGCTACGAAATCTTTGAAGAGAAGTTAAAAGAAAGCGAGATTCCTGATAACGTAGTTAAAGAAGTGATAGAAAAATTAAAAAAAGAAAATGTAAGTTTATCAAGTGTATTTCAAAAAGAAGTAGAAGAAAATGAGATAAAATCTGGATTTTTTACAGGTTTTTCTTATCTATTAGGTGTATTTTTTCCAGTTTTACCGTTTTTCTTATTTGGTAATTCTTTTACCGCCCTTGGTTTTTCTTTGATTTTTGCACTATTGATACTAAGTTTTGTAGCTTCTTTTGTAGCTATATTTTCTGGTATTTCTATTAAGAAAAAAATAACAGAGATGGTAGTTGCTGCTTCATTGGCAGCTGCAGCTTCTTTTTCTTTTGGTAAAATAGTCCAATACTTTTTTGGAATTGAGGTGTGA
- a CDS encoding YicC/YloC family endoribonuclease, whose amino-acid sequence MPYSMTGFAFVKKTFSNYEIAVSVKSLNSKGFDLSLKGDKNVVMYLDLDIRKLFQENFERGTFQVVINITYQSLSSVLDVEKLKTILSQIKDLINNLNLNLTDDKIYDILSYQLNSNNSEELPNQLKEDVINTVKESILLLKQERKREGDKLILDIENRLNIIKDYTEKIESEKEVILEKAKEKVYQKVKQLLGENYSERTFIEATLLADKMDITEEVIRLKTHLERFYQLIKLDEPVGRKLDFLCQEMHREINTLGNKMPDFSNYTVEMKTQLEKIRQQVQNIE is encoded by the coding sequence ATGCCATACAGTATGACAGGATTTGCTTTTGTTAAAAAAACATTTTCAAACTACGAGATAGCTGTAAGTGTAAAATCTTTAAACAGTAAAGGTTTTGATTTGTCTCTAAAAGGAGATAAAAATGTTGTAATGTACTTAGACTTAGATATTAGAAAACTTTTTCAAGAAAATTTTGAAAGAGGAACTTTTCAGGTAGTGATAAATATAACCTATCAAAGTCTATCCAGCGTTTTAGATGTAGAAAAATTAAAAACTATTCTCTCTCAAATAAAGGATTTAATAAACAATCTAAACTTAAACCTTACAGACGACAAAATATACGATATTTTAAGTTATCAATTAAACTCAAATAATTCTGAGGAACTACCAAATCAGTTAAAAGAGGACGTAATAAACACAGTAAAAGAAAGTATTTTACTTTTAAAACAAGAGAGAAAAAGAGAAGGAGACAAATTAATTTTAGATATAGAAAACCGATTAAACATAATAAAAGATTACACAGAAAAAATAGAAAGCGAAAAAGAAGTTATATTAGAAAAAGCAAAAGAAAAAGTTTATCAAAAAGTCAAACAACTACTTGGAGAAAATTACTCAGAAAGAACTTTTATAGAAGCTACACTACTTGCAGATAAAATGGATATTACAGAAGAAGTAATAAGGTTAAAAACTCACTTAGAAAGATTTTATCAGCTAATAAAGTTAGATGAACCTGTAGGCAGAAAGTTAGACTTTTTATGTCAAGAGATGCATAGAGAGATAAATACTCTTGGGAACAAAATGCCAGACTTTAGTAATTACACTGTTGAGATGAAAACTCAGCTGGAAAAAATTCGCCAGCAAGTTCAAAACATAGAGTAG